One genomic segment of Manis pentadactyla isolate mManPen7 chromosome 1, mManPen7.hap1, whole genome shotgun sequence includes these proteins:
- the LOC118926289 gene encoding elongin-C-like, whose translation MDGKEKTYSGCEGPDAMYVKLISSDGHEFIVKREHALTSGTIKAMLSGPGQFAENETNEVNFREIPSHVLSKVCMYFTYKVRYTNSSTEIPEFPIAPEIALELLMAANFLDC comes from the coding sequence AtggatggaaaagaaaaaacctaCAGTGGCTGTGAAGGCCCAGATGCCATGTATGTCAAGTTGATATCTTCAGATGGTCATGAATTTATTGTAAAAAGAGAACATGCACTAACATCGGGAACAATAAAAGCCATGTTGAGTGGCCCAGGTCAGTTTGCTGAGAATGAAACTAATGAAGTCAATTTTAGAGAGATCCCTTCACATGTGCTATCAAAAGTATGCATGTATTTTACCTACAAGGTTCGCTACACTAACAGCTCCACAGAGATTCCTGAATTCCCAATTGCACCTGAAATTGCACTGGAACTGCTGATGGCTGCGAACTTCCTagattgttaa